Genomic window (Thermostichus vulcanus str. 'Rupite'):
GCGCTTGTGCAAACCATTTTGGTTCCCCATGACCTGATGGTGGAATTTGTCTGCATTCGGCACCATGGTGCGGAACTTGATGATGCGAAATAATCTGCCCCCATGCCCAACCCGCCATTGCTTGAAGAAGAAAGGGCCAGGAGAAGAGATGAGCATCAGCGCCATCACTCCGAGAAAAACTGGGATCAAGCACAACAAACCGAAAGCCGCCGCCAGACGATCCGACCAACGCTTCACTTGCCAGGGCAGTGGATGACGGTGCTCCGGCAGCCAAAACAGGGACGGGGTGCTTAACTGCATGGCTGCTGGCCGACCGGTCTGGGCTGCCAAATCGGCCCAAAGATTGATATCCTGCTGGGGCAGAGACGGATCCAGAAAAAGTTGTCGGGCAGAACTGTACTGTAGCCAACTGAGAACGGCTGGGCGGGGATCCCAATCCGTCATGGAATCCCGTTGCCACTGGGGCGCAGGCTGAACAAATAGGGATCCCTTGAACTGCTTCAGGATCCAGCAGTGAAAATGGAAGCTGAGCAACATCTCCTCTGGTAAAAGCGCTGGAGAGGGCCTTGCTGCCTGTAGAACCAACTCTGAAACCATAATCAAGCCGATGAGAGGATGTGAAGGAAAGATGGACGGTTGGGATCCCAATCAAGGACAGGCTGCGGTTACAACCTGAATTAACCCTTCCGAAGCAAGCGATCGGGCTAGATCCAGCACCTCCTGTTCGCACACCTGCGGATCCACCTCGTAGTCCTCTAGCAAGCAGTTGAGAAGATGACCGATTCGAATTGGGCTCTTCATGAGAGTCCAAATATGAAAGCCAATAGGGTTGAAGCCGTAGTAAACCCCAGAATCCAAATCCAGTAAGACAGCTCCATCTTCCAGAGAGGAGGAAACCTGATTGCCGGCACACACAACAGTGCTGTCAACCGTGATAGCAGGTGCAGTTTTCAACACGCTCATGGTTAAACTCCACAGTGTCAAATCCGCTCAGATCACCGCAAGGGACGATGGCAACTCAAGCAACAGAGCCACTGCACGCCAGCAAAAGACCTCGGAGGCAGAGCGGAATACTCTCTGAGTTTGCCCAGTCCTGAAGAAAAGAGCATCTTTCTTTATATTTTCTTTAGGTTTACTCGCGATCTGCTCACAGGAAGCATTTTCTCAGTGTCTATCTACTCTTTTCGGGGGGTGGCCCCTTTGCGGTTCGGCCAAATATAAATAAATTCTTAAGAAAGATAGGTCTCGATGATGGCTCATGTCTTACTTGCAATGTCTGCCTCCACAGGCTCTGTTGCCGAACGGTGGGTAGTGCTTAGGAGTTCAGGTTGGGTTAAAGGCTTTGGCCTTGGTAGGTTCTGGTCGAGCTGGTTTTCCGGATGATGTCCACTCATTTGCAAATTCTGCCGCCCTCTGTTCCGACGAAAGTGTTGGGGCAGGTGTTTGCTGTGGACTTGCTGGGGCGTCAACTGCACTGCATGACGGCTCCCGCTTTGGTGGAAGAAATCTGGCAAGCCTGTCGCTACAACCAGCGGCGGGTGATTGCCCACTGCAATGTGCATGGGTTCAATCTTTCAATGATCTGCCCCCGGTTCTATCGCTTCTTGCAATCAGCGGATATTGTCCATTGCGACGGTATTGGCATTCTCAAGGCGATTGGCTACTTGGGCAAGCTGAAGCTGCCTGTAGAGTATCGAGTCTCTTACACCATCCTCATGCCACTCCTGCTGGAGCGTTGCCAACGGGAAGGATTGTCTCTGTACTTGCTGGGGGGGAGCCCAACTCATTTGGAGAAGGCTCTGAGCCATTTGCGGCTGCTTTATCCTCGTCTGCAGGTAACAGGGCACCATGGTTACTTTGCTGCAGAGGATCCCGAAGAGAATGCAGCCATTGTGGAATCGATTCGCGCCAGCGGCTGCCAGATCTTGATCGTCGGCATGGGTATGCCCAGACAAGAGTACTGGATTGAACACCATCGGGATCACCTGGCTGTGAATGCAATTCTTTCCGGTGGGGCAGTGATTGACCGCTTGGCGGGAGTCGTACCCGATTGTCCGAAGTGGCTATCCGATGTGGGCTTGGAGTGGTTGTATCGGCTGTCTCGTGAGCCACGGCGATTATCCGTCCGCTATCTGCTGGGAAACCCTACGTTTGTCTTGACGTTGGCTTTGGCTCGCTTACAAGGGTTTCGGGTGTCTTGGGTTGAGCAAACTGATCCCGCAGAACGGACTCTTCCGGTCTCCTCCTCTTGGCGAGTGCAGTCTCCTGAAGAAGCCAAGATTCGCCTTTTGGGTCAAATGCTGACTGAGTCAGGGATCCTCAAACCCACCCAAGTGGAGCAAGCCCTGGTGGAGCACCAGTTGACAGGCAGGCCGTTTCGAGAGGTTGTCTTACACCACGGTTGGGCACTGGAAGCAGCCTTGGAAGTAGTGACCGAGAAGTTGCTGCGGACGGAGATACCCAGGTGATCAGGGCTGAAGGTTTGAGGGGTTCAGCAGAACTGTTGGGGGTGCGATGAAGATCTGGCATGCTCTTTACCAATCGAAAACCGGCACAGGCACCCTTCAAGTGGTGCTGGACTTACAGGCATCGGCACAGGCAGCAGGCCACACGGTATCCATCCTCGCTAGAGATGCACAGGTGTTTGCAGAAGCCGGGGCAGAACGGTTTTTCACGGGCAACAAGCTTTGGGATTGGCTGCGGTTTGGGCAGCGAATCGCCCAAGATTCTCCTGATCTGGTGCATGTGCATGATCGCTATTGCTCCCTGCTGTTGCGAGGGATCCCGAATCGCCCCCCCAGTGTGCAAACCAACCACATTGCCTATACCACCCGTCGCCGCTTCACGCTTTTGGCAGATGTTGTGGTTGGGTGCTCTGAGGCGATGGATCGTCACCATGCTGAGTTTTTTAACCTGCCATCTCACCGTCGAGCCGTTATTCAAAATGGCATCACAGCCCGTTTGCCCGATCCAGAGCAGGTGGCCCAGTTGCGGCAATCTTTGCCAGGACAGGGAAAAAAGCTTTGCCTGACGGTTGCCCGACTGGAACCGGAAAAAGGACACCGCTATTTGCTAGAGGCTATTGCTGGACTGGATCCCGCTCTGCGCAAAGAATGGCGGTTTGTAATGGCGGGTTCTGGCTCTCTGGAAAATGCTCTCCAGAAGCAAGCGCAGCAGTTGGGCTTGGACGCCGACGTGTTTTGGGTCGGCCACACGTCTCAGGTGCCGGAGTGGCTGGCTTTGGCTGAGGTGTTCGTCTTGCCTTCTCTCCTAGAAGGGTTGCCTCTTTCTCTTCTGGAAGCGATGGCGGCTGGGCTGGCTTGTTTGGCAACAGATGTGGGTGGTACTGCTGAGGCCTTGCATCCGCAGCGAAATGGGTTGTTGATCCCGCCAGAAGATGTGCCTGCCCTACGGGAAGGGTTGACCCAACTGTTGGGAAATGCCCAACTGCGCAGACAGCTTGGGCAAGCTGCTCATGCCGATTACCAGCGCCATTGGCGGTTTGAGCGCACTTGGCAACAGTACGAAGCTCTCTATCAGCGCTTGCACTGCGCCGCCTTGCATTCCCCTACTCTCTCACCTGATTCTCTTACCCCGCGACTGCCATGACTTTTGATTCCGCCTACGCTATGCCTGTGCGTCGTCCCCTGCCGGAACGGGTAATCCGTGCTTTCTTACCAGAATCTTGGTTGTTTCTGCTGGTTCTGATCGCCGTGTTGGGGCCGGCGGTGTACTGGATTCGGCGCATCCCTCCCATTTACCAGGCCCATTCGGAATTGTTGATTGAGTCCCCGCGCAGTGTGGAGCGCTTGGTTTCAGGGGCGAATAACTCGGGGGTGAGTAACCTCGATACAGTTGGGGATCGGGTTAACCCGATCAACAACCAAATCGCCCTGATCCGTTCCACTCCCATTTTTGAAAAGGCTCTTGAGCAGGCAGGGCTGGAGCGGCAAGAGGTTCCCCAAGGGGCGCTCGGAGTGAAGCTGCTAGGGGGGACTGACCTAGTGGAAATCAGCTATTCCTCCACAGATCCAGAATTGCCACCGAAGGTTGTCGCTGCCATCACTGAGGTTTACATACAAGAAAACCTACGACTGAACCGAGAGAGAGCATCTCAGGCGCGGCGAGCCCTGGAACGCCAATTACCAGAGCTACAGGAGGATCTGCGCAAAGCCCAAGATGCGCTAGAAGCCTTCCAACAGGAAAATCGTTTTTTGGGCGGTGGTAATGAAACAGCGGATGTGGCTCGTACCCTGAATGACATGCGCCAGCGGGTGCAAGCGGCTCAGGTGGAGCTTTCTTCAACCGTACAGCGGATGGAAAGCCTGCAAAGTCAGCTTCCAGAGGATCCCGATGCTGCATTACGGATTGTCGGTCTGAGTCGGGATCCCAACTTTCAAGCGTTGCGAGCAGATCTGGTCAAAGCAGAGACGGAATTGGCTCAGTTGCAATCCCGGTACACTGATCAAAATCCCCAGGTGCTCAGTGCTTTGGAAAAAAGAGAGCGCTTAGCCAATCTGCTTCGAGACTATTCCATACGGGCTTTGGGGGAGCAAGCCGGATCCGATCTGGCCATTCCGGATCCCGTTCAGCAGGGTTTGGTTGAGAAATGGTTTGAGCTTGGGGTAGAACGTGCGGCTCAAAATGCCCGCCTAGGTCAACTAAACAGCCAGTTTGCGGAGATTCAGAGCCGTTATGATGCGTTGCCTCAGTTGGTGAAAGAGCATACCCAGCTGCAACTGGCTTTGGATCGAGCCCGCCAGACCTACTTGATCTTCAGCGAAAACCTTGCCTCTAGCCGTATTCTCGAGCAACAAAGCTTGGGTAATGTGCGGGTGATTGAGCCCCCCAGTCAGCGAAGCGTTCCGATTGGCCCCAATCGCAAACCTCTTTATGCTGTGGCACTGGTTTTAGGCACTCTCACAGGACTGGGGGCAGTATGGGCTAAGGTCGCCACCAACAACAGGCTGTGTACTCTACCGGAGTTGCGAGATATTCTGCCGTTGCCTGTCCTCAGTGCGGTGCCCTGGGGGGGAGTTGAGAAGCTGGCGGCTAGTGCCGGAAGGGACAACCCTCTGCTGGATGGCTATCAAACTTTGCAAGCCCACATGCGTATGCTGCCTCGAGAAGTGCATACCATTGCCATTGCCAGTTGGTCTCGCCCCGAAGGGAGTGGGCTGGTGGCTGAAAACCTAGCCCTGCTGGAAGCGCAAATTCGTCGCCGAGTTTTGCTGGTACGGGCCAATACCCATGAGATGGGATCCCCTCATTTGAGCCGTTTTGATGCCACTACTCTGGAGGAGCGAGATTTAAAAGATCCGGCAGAAGAGGAACGGCAATGGCGGGAGTGGCTACAAACTCAAACCGCAGAGAACCCCAATGGTTCTAAGACCGGTGCCGAATTACGCGGATTCGATGTGTTGACTTATCAAGTGGGGCTTTCCGTTTCTGCCTACAAAAAATGGTCAATGCTTTTGGATCGGTTGCGCAAGCGGTATGACTTGGTGATTTTGGATTGTCCACCCGTTTCCCAAGGCTCAGCCGCGACGTTACTGGCTTCTTTGTGTGATGGAGTACTCTGGGTCGCAGCTCCGCGGCAATTGGGGCGAAGGGGAGCAGCAGCAGCAGCGGAAACCTTACGGACTTGGGATACCCGCCTACTGGGTCAAGTTGTGGTGGGAACAGGTGCTCATGCTGTTGTCAATGGACATCCTCGATTGGGCAAACCCAAAGCCCAAAGCCTATTGACTGAGGGAGTTTAGTAGCCATGTTAAAGGCTCCCCTTCCCCAGTCTTTGAAGGCTGAGGCCGAGTGGCTTCCTGAGTTGTTCAGCCAGGGAATGCCTGATCAACACGCCGAAAGCGTGATCTTTTGGACGATTGCTTTGGTGCCGCTTTGGTGGATTCTGGGCATTCAAATTATGGTTTACCCACTGGTGGGGGGATATTTGCTGTTGCGCAGTTGGTATCGCCCACAGCCAGTTCCATTGTTGGTGGGATGGCACCTCTGGTGTGGTTACATCGTCGCCTGGCTGGTTTCGCTGCTGATTAATTTGGCTTTAGGGGTAGCAGAGGTAGGTCGTAGCCTCACGGCTTTGGGAGCGATCTTGGGCGTTTGGGTGCTGACGGTGGCGGTTTGGTACGCTGTGCGTCGGTTGCGGGTTCGTTTTCAAGTGGTGGTCAGAGCGGCCTGCATTGTCGGTCTATGCCAGCTGATCGCGGTTGTGATCGGGGAAGGGTACTTACGCCTGACGGGATCCCTTTTGGAAACCCGCAGCCTTGTGACTATAGTGTGGCCTTCGATACCGGCTCGGGTTTTCTTTGAGGCACAGCTTTATGGCCTGGATCGAATCGCCTGGGAGGTGGATCCCGTTTTGGTGCCACGTCTGAAGTCATTTTACTATTGGTCTCCCCTAGCTGGGACGATGAGTTTGATTCTCAGTCAGATTGCATTAACGGAGGAGAGTCGATTTTGGCGGTGGGTTGGACTCATCGGTGCAGTGCTAACGCTTCGGTTCTCAGCAGCTCGTATGGCTCAACTGGCTTTTGGGGCAGCAACTCTGATCAGTCTCTGGTTTGGCAGTCGCTGGGGACGTCGAATCATGAACTGGTTGGCGATTCCCCTGGCAGCAACTTCTCCATTTTTAATTGGCGGCTTTACCTGGTATCTCTTCAATTATCGACGGGACTCCTTCACGCTACGTCAGGAGATGTATCGGGAGGCTTTTGAAGCCTTTCTGGATTCTCCTTTTTTTGGCTATGGGGCTCAAGGGCATTCCAGGATTACCCACCACCCGCTGGGATCCCACTCCCAGGTTCTTTCTTCTCTTTATCAAACTGGGGCGATTGGCTCCACTTTGCTTATTTTGGCTTGGCTGGCTATAGCTGTAGCGTTGGTGAATTGGGTATTAAAACATCCTCATTTATCACCCTGTTTGGGAGCTTGGGTTGGGCTTACGTTTGTCATGCTCACCGAGGAGTATCACGCTGCAAGTGTTACTGCTTTTACTCTATCGGCTTGGTTGGGTTGTGCCTGGAATTGGGGGGAGCAGGCTATTCGTCGTCAGTGGTTACCGCCATGGTGGCAAGAACCTCCTTTCCCATGGCAACAGCGCGTTTAAAAGATACTCTTTTGGGCTTAATCTAAAACTCAACGGGTGCTGTCATGCTGAACCGTTTTCTTCGTAAATCTAGTTTCCTGAGTATTAAAGGGATGAGCATTGCAGTTGCCCTGATGACTGCGTCCATTGTTTTTGCTTGCTCTGGTTCAATTACAGGAATATCAAGCAAGTTGTTTGTAAGAGTTGATCCATTTTATGGAGTAGAAGTGGGAAATGATGCCAACGTGTCTAGAATTATTTCTGTCTTACAGGATTTGAAGATCAGTACAGTTCGTCTCTGGGCTAATGTAAATTGGAATGAGCGCCGTGAACCTACTAGTGGTGTTTTTGATCGAGCCCGACAGTTAAAGCAAGCTGGATTCAGGGTCATTGTTCTATTCCAAAACCGTGAAGTTCCTTCCTCTACAACTGCGGTCAAATCTTATTTTGATTGGGTACAAACTCTGCCAGGCATTAGAGAGTCTATCGATATCTGGGAGATTCTCAATGAGTTGGAGGGTAGCAAGTATTGGTTAGGAACGGGTAGTCAGTATGTGCAGTTGGTGCTCAAGCCAGCCTGGGAATCATTACATGCTCATAGGGAGAAGGTTCTTGGAGGATCTTTCTCCGCTTGGCAGGAAACAGGTTGGAATACCAGTGTTACACAAGAGTACTTAGCAGCAGGGTATCTGAACTACGTAGACTATGCTGGCAGTCATCCTTATACCTTTACAGTTGAGCAGATGAAGCGGCACTTAAATGAAGTGAAGCAATTATACGGATCCAAGCCAATCATCATCACTGAATGGAACTTTTTGCCACAGGCTCGAGCTGATCACCGTAGGGATTATCAGAAGTGGCGGCAGATGCTAGACGAGGTGCTGCCTTACGTAAAGGGGCAGGTCTTGACCGTTTGCTATTTCCGTCTACATCAGTTGCGTAGTGAGGGTGGCTGGCCTGGTTTGATCGATTACGAAAATCGTCCAGTTAATCCCTTCTATGAAATGTATCGTTCTTGGACTCGATCAGTTTAGCTGCTTGACTTGTTCAACCTTTGCTTTCTCCCCTCAACCTTATGAATCCCACTCCAACAGTAAGTGTCATTGTTCCTGCCTACAATGTGCAGCAGTATATCACTGAGGCTCTTCAGTCTCTTATTTGTCAGACCTGGCAGGACTTTGAAGTGTTGATTGTTAATGACGGTTCCACAGATAGCACTGCAGAGGTTGTAGAAACTTGGTGTCAAAGGGATCCCCGCTTCCATCTTCTATCAAAACCAAATGGGGGACTAGCTTCTGCTCGCAATTGGGGAATTCGTCACGCTCATGGTGAGTTAATTGCTCTACTGGATGCTGATGATCGCTATCTTCCCCAAAAGATAGCTAGCCATGTTGAGATATTGCAACGACATTTAGATGTTGGTGTTGTTTACAGCGCCTCGAAGGTGATTCGGGACGATGGGCGTCCAACTTGGCTAACTCTAAGTGGTCGCCCAGTACATTCAGATCCTCTACTGGCCATGCTTTGTAAGAATTTTATCGGTCACGGCTCAAATGCAATATTTCGAAGAGAACTGTTTGATCAAATTGGAGGGTTTGATGAAAGCTTACGAAGCTGTGAAGATCTTGACTTTTGGATTAAAGTAGCAGAACAGGGATCCCATCGTTTTTACAGACATCCACAAGCTTTATGTGAATACCGAGTTCGACCCAGTGGATTATCATTCAATGTCAAAAAAATGCAGGAATGTGGTGAACAAGTCTTACAAGCTGCTTTTAACCGTTCTAAAGAGAAGGTGGAGCCAATGATGCCTACAGCTTACGCTTTTTTCTATCGTCTCCTAGCTCGCTTGGCTTTGACAGCTCAAGAACCTGGGTTAGCCAAAGAGTATATTGCTAAGGCTATTGCTAGTGACAGATCCATTTTCTGGCGGGATCCCCGCTCATTGCTAACGTTAATTGCTGTTCGTTTGCAGTCTGTTTCACGCCCCTTGATTCAGTTTTCTTTGGATCCTCGTTCTTCCTAAGTTTTCCAGCTTTGCCTGAAAATAGTCATTATCTAAAAAAAAAAGCCTCTATGACGACCCTTGAAGCATCACCTCCAGACAACTTGCGTTCTCGCCTTTTCAGTGGACTACGTTGGAAGGTGGGATCCCAAGTAATGCAGCAGTTATTAAATTTGGGTAGCGCAGTGGTGATGGCCCGTTTGCTTTCACCTGAGGATTTCGGTTTGCTGTCCATGGCAAGTGTATTCACAGGGATTGTTTATGTAGTATTAGATCTAGGACTGGGAGCAGCACTAGTTCAACGTAAAAACATAGAGCCACAGCATGTTTCTAGTATTTTTTGGATGAATGTAAGTGTAGGGCTTTGCCTTTCTCTCATGGGGATTGCCCTCTCCTGGCCAATTGCTATCTTCTACAAAACTCCAGCAGTGCAATGGGTTATTGCAGCCCTAGCTTGTTGCTTCTCAATTGCTGCATTGGGTAGTACTCAGGAAGCTCTGCTCACCAGAAAAATGCACTTTCGAGCACTAGAATTTCGTCGGATGTTAAGCCATCTTGTGGGTATAATTACGGGCTTAATAATGGCATATTTAGGTTGGGGAGTCTGGAGCTTGGTGGGCCGTATTGTCATAACCAGTTTGTTAGGAACAGCGTTGCTTTGGTATATCTCAAGTTGGCGACCCACTTGGAAATTTCGTTGGGTAGATGTACGGGAGATGAGTGGCTTTAGCAACGATGTCTTAGGAGGAAACCTATTGGGATATGTGGGGCGGAATGCCGACAACCTCTTGATTGGAAGATTCCTGGGTGCTATTGAGCTAGGCTTCTATAGTATGGCTTACAATTTGATGACAGCTCCGTTGGATCGGATTGCTCAGGTGTTAGCAGGAGTCCTGTTCCCGGCTCTATCTCGACAACAGGAGAATCTGAGTAAAGTCAAGCAGAGTTGGTTTAGAGCCAGCCAGTTGGTTGTAGCAGTGGTTATCCCCCTTGTTGTCGGACTCATCCTTTTGGCACCTGAATTGGTACAGGTATTCTATGGCGAAAAATGGCTGCCGGCAGTACCTATTTTGCAGATCTTAGCAGTACGAGCTTTGGTAGTCAGCTTGAAGGCCCTTGATGGAACGGTTTTAATGGCGATTGGTCAAACTCGCTTGCGACTCAACATGATTGCTCTGTCGGTAGGAGTAGCTGTTTTATCCTTCTTGATTGGGATCCCATTTGGTATTCGGGGTGTGGCTTTGAGTTTCACCAGCTTCACTTCTCTCATATCGATGATCGGCTTGTATCTGACTCTAAAGTGCGTCAATTCTAGCTTCGTTGCCTACTTCGGCAACTTAAGTGGAATCCTGTTTGCTACAGCTGGAATGACGGTTGGTGTCTTTACAATGAAGCTGATTTGGCTAGATTCTGCGGTCAATCTACTGATGACAGCTATTTTGCTGGGAGGAATTCTTTACTTGAGATTGTTGCAGCTGATGGCTCCAGACGTAATTCAGCAAGGGATTGGCATTTTGCCCAACCACTGGGCGAATAAGTTTTTGCGTTTTAGCACTCGTTCTAATTCACAGGTTCCTTAATCATTCTCTAATCACCCCCCTTTTTCTTAAGAGGAGACTCTAGATGCAAGTGCAGAAAAGAATACCTTGGCCCTTAGTATCAGTGGTCATTCCCGTTTTTAATGGAGAGAAGATGTTACCAAGTCTGCTAGACTCTCTTAAAACATTAGAGTACCCAAGCGACAGGCTTGAGATTCTTTTGATCGACAACAATTCGAAAGATGGAACAGCAAAATTGCTCCAAGAAAGTGGCCATCGGATTTTATTTGAGGCTGTACCAGGGTGTGGTACTGCTCGCAATCGAGGCATTCAAGAAGCACGAGGAGAATACATTGCTTGTACGGATGTAGATTGTGTGTTAGATCCACGGTGGATTCAAGATTTACTGGAAGGTTTTACAAATCAGCAAATAGGTGCTGTTGCTGGCACAATAAAGCCTTATAGAATAGACCATCCAGTCATTCGATATGAAGCTTTGACCCTACGTAGTCCCAGTCACTGTCCAGAACATCATCTGTTTCTGCCTACAGCCTGTACGGCGAACGTCATGTATAGGGCCGAAGTCTTTCAGCAAGTTGGTTT
Coding sequences:
- the hepC gene encoding heterocyst development glycosyltransferase HepC — protein: MVSELVLQAARPSPALLPEEMLLSFHFHCWILKQFKGSLFVQPAPQWQRDSMTDWDPRPAVLSWLQYSSARQLFLDPSLPQQDINLWADLAAQTGRPAAMQLSTPSLFWLPEHRHPLPWQVKRWSDRLAAAFGLLCLIPVFLGVMALMLISSPGPFFFKQWRVGHGGRLFRIIKFRTMVPNADKFHHQVMGNQNGLHKRQDDPRITPIGRWMRKYSIDELPQLFNVVLGQMSLVGPRPWAIYDAIRIPASCRHRMLALPGITGAWQVSARSTQLDLEVVNRMDLQYLGHWSLLKDLSILLQTLPKVATGFGAF
- a CDS encoding PqqD family peptide modification chaperone — encoded protein: MSVLKTAPAITVDSTVVCAGNQVSSSLEDGAVLLDLDSGVYYGFNPIGFHIWTLMKSPIRIGHLLNCLLEDYEVDPQVCEQEVLDLARSLASEGLIQVVTAACP
- a CDS encoding WecB/TagA/CpsF family glycosyltransferase; its protein translation is MMSTHLQILPPSVPTKVLGQVFAVDLLGRQLHCMTAPALVEEIWQACRYNQRRVIAHCNVHGFNLSMICPRFYRFLQSADIVHCDGIGILKAIGYLGKLKLPVEYRVSYTILMPLLLERCQREGLSLYLLGGSPTHLEKALSHLRLLYPRLQVTGHHGYFAAEDPEENAAIVESIRASGCQILIVGMGMPRQEYWIEHHRDHLAVNAILSGGAVIDRLAGVVPDCPKWLSDVGLEWLYRLSREPRRLSVRYLLGNPTFVLTLALARLQGFRVSWVEQTDPAERTLPVSSSWRVQSPEEAKIRLLGQMLTESGILKPTQVEQALVEHQLTGRPFREVVLHHGWALEAALEVVTEKLLRTEIPR
- a CDS encoding glycosyltransferase family 4 protein; translated protein: MKIWHALYQSKTGTGTLQVVLDLQASAQAAGHTVSILARDAQVFAEAGAERFFTGNKLWDWLRFGQRIAQDSPDLVHVHDRYCSLLLRGIPNRPPSVQTNHIAYTTRRRFTLLADVVVGCSEAMDRHHAEFFNLPSHRRAVIQNGITARLPDPEQVAQLRQSLPGQGKKLCLTVARLEPEKGHRYLLEAIAGLDPALRKEWRFVMAGSGSLENALQKQAQQLGLDADVFWVGHTSQVPEWLALAEVFVLPSLLEGLPLSLLEAMAAGLACLATDVGGTAEALHPQRNGLLIPPEDVPALREGLTQLLGNAQLRRQLGQAAHADYQRHWRFERTWQQYEALYQRLHCAALHSPTLSPDSLTPRLP
- a CDS encoding GumC family protein, which gives rise to MTFDSAYAMPVRRPLPERVIRAFLPESWLFLLVLIAVLGPAVYWIRRIPPIYQAHSELLIESPRSVERLVSGANNSGVSNLDTVGDRVNPINNQIALIRSTPIFEKALEQAGLERQEVPQGALGVKLLGGTDLVEISYSSTDPELPPKVVAAITEVYIQENLRLNRERASQARRALERQLPELQEDLRKAQDALEAFQQENRFLGGGNETADVARTLNDMRQRVQAAQVELSSTVQRMESLQSQLPEDPDAALRIVGLSRDPNFQALRADLVKAETELAQLQSRYTDQNPQVLSALEKRERLANLLRDYSIRALGEQAGSDLAIPDPVQQGLVEKWFELGVERAAQNARLGQLNSQFAEIQSRYDALPQLVKEHTQLQLALDRARQTYLIFSENLASSRILEQQSLGNVRVIEPPSQRSVPIGPNRKPLYAVALVLGTLTGLGAVWAKVATNNRLCTLPELRDILPLPVLSAVPWGGVEKLAASAGRDNPLLDGYQTLQAHMRMLPREVHTIAIASWSRPEGSGLVAENLALLEAQIRRRVLLVRANTHEMGSPHLSRFDATTLEERDLKDPAEEERQWREWLQTQTAENPNGSKTGAELRGFDVLTYQVGLSVSAYKKWSMLLDRLRKRYDLVILDCPPVSQGSAATLLASLCDGVLWVAAPRQLGRRGAAAAAETLRTWDTRLLGQVVVGTGAHAVVNGHPRLGKPKAQSLLTEGV
- a CDS encoding O-antigen ligase family protein: MLKAPLPQSLKAEAEWLPELFSQGMPDQHAESVIFWTIALVPLWWILGIQIMVYPLVGGYLLLRSWYRPQPVPLLVGWHLWCGYIVAWLVSLLINLALGVAEVGRSLTALGAILGVWVLTVAVWYAVRRLRVRFQVVVRAACIVGLCQLIAVVIGEGYLRLTGSLLETRSLVTIVWPSIPARVFFEAQLYGLDRIAWEVDPVLVPRLKSFYYWSPLAGTMSLILSQIALTEESRFWRWVGLIGAVLTLRFSAARMAQLAFGAATLISLWFGSRWGRRIMNWLAIPLAATSPFLIGGFTWYLFNYRRDSFTLRQEMYREAFEAFLDSPFFGYGAQGHSRITHHPLGSHSQVLSSLYQTGAIGSTLLILAWLAIAVALVNWVLKHPHLSPCLGAWVGLTFVMLTEEYHAASVTAFTLSAWLGCAWNWGEQAIRRQWLPPWWQEPPFPWQQRV
- a CDS encoding glycosyl hydrolase; protein product: MLNRFLRKSSFLSIKGMSIAVALMTASIVFACSGSITGISSKLFVRVDPFYGVEVGNDANVSRIISVLQDLKISTVRLWANVNWNERREPTSGVFDRARQLKQAGFRVIVLFQNREVPSSTTAVKSYFDWVQTLPGIRESIDIWEILNELEGSKYWLGTGSQYVQLVLKPAWESLHAHREKVLGGSFSAWQETGWNTSVTQEYLAAGYLNYVDYAGSHPYTFTVEQMKRHLNEVKQLYGSKPIIITEWNFLPQARADHRRDYQKWRQMLDEVLPYVKGQVLTVCYFRLHQLRSEGGWPGLIDYENRPVNPFYEMYRSWTRSV
- a CDS encoding glycosyltransferase family 2 protein codes for the protein MNPTPTVSVIVPAYNVQQYITEALQSLICQTWQDFEVLIVNDGSTDSTAEVVETWCQRDPRFHLLSKPNGGLASARNWGIRHAHGELIALLDADDRYLPQKIASHVEILQRHLDVGVVYSASKVIRDDGRPTWLTLSGRPVHSDPLLAMLCKNFIGHGSNAIFRRELFDQIGGFDESLRSCEDLDFWIKVAEQGSHRFYRHPQALCEYRVRPSGLSFNVKKMQECGEQVLQAAFNRSKEKVEPMMPTAYAFFYRLLARLALTAQEPGLAKEYIAKAIASDRSIFWRDPRSLLTLIAVRLQSVSRPLIQFSLDPRSS
- a CDS encoding lipopolysaccharide biosynthesis protein, whose translation is MTTLEASPPDNLRSRLFSGLRWKVGSQVMQQLLNLGSAVVMARLLSPEDFGLLSMASVFTGIVYVVLDLGLGAALVQRKNIEPQHVSSIFWMNVSVGLCLSLMGIALSWPIAIFYKTPAVQWVIAALACCFSIAALGSTQEALLTRKMHFRALEFRRMLSHLVGIITGLIMAYLGWGVWSLVGRIVITSLLGTALLWYISSWRPTWKFRWVDVREMSGFSNDVLGGNLLGYVGRNADNLLIGRFLGAIELGFYSMAYNLMTAPLDRIAQVLAGVLFPALSRQQENLSKVKQSWFRASQLVVAVVIPLVVGLILLAPELVQVFYGEKWLPAVPILQILAVRALVVSLKALDGTVLMAIGQTRLRLNMIALSVGVAVLSFLIGIPFGIRGVALSFTSFTSLISMIGLYLTLKCVNSSFVAYFGNLSGILFATAGMTVGVFTMKLIWLDSAVNLLMTAILLGGILYLRLLQLMAPDVIQQGIGILPNHWANKFLRFSTRSNSQVP
- a CDS encoding glycosyltransferase yields the protein MQVQKRIPWPLVSVVIPVFNGEKMLPSLLDSLKTLEYPSDRLEILLIDNNSKDGTAKLLQESGHRILFEAVPGCGTARNRGIQEARGEYIACTDVDCVLDPRWIQDLLEGFTNQQIGAVAGTIKPYRIDHPVIRYEALTLRSPSHCPEHHLFLPTACTANVMYRAEVFQQVGLLLNQSGGEEVDLNWRMQSQTPYRINFLQQGGIVYHRYREDIRSLCRSQKYKARTLVELHHRWNLKVPTGRKELSRSILSLLAFLPRCFSRVFELIKYKPITVAFRDSFLEAWLDVCVPWTRYLGIREGWAKLLDSL